The Mauremys mutica isolate MM-2020 ecotype Southern chromosome 1, ASM2049712v1, whole genome shotgun sequence genome has a segment encoding these proteins:
- the HMGXB4 gene encoding HMG domain-containing protein 4 isoform X1 encodes MRVETLSCRRERGKEPRRGNTFSGSCRTAMAYDDSKKKEECLEGDRSIDDVGLAAGRTQREKKRSYKDLLREEEEIAAQVRKTSKKRLKDSDLFFLGTESHKKKRKHSSDEFFYGDLSPLELPSKKKKKAVSSPTSSDTAMDLLKAITSPLATGSKPSKKTSEKSSFSAFAATGYSESKKEHHKKKLSGSSGELSLDDGSFHKSKKMKPLYVNTETLTLREPDGLKMKLILSPKEKGGSTVDEESFPYSSPPTAAKKSSKKSGRDEQGSFLLGHELQSFLKSARKKHKPLPDSHPLPVPEGFGPDTSLFSEGHGSEYDLSSMEPPLESGSSSGGELEAGELVIDDSYREIKKKKKSKKSKKKKDKEKHKEKKHSKSKKSSGLPASVAVAEVMVTPPPPPPPSTPFVLPVPPPPPPVFHTDGQSEKKKKKEEKEKEKAEKAEKDKEKPKKKNMSAYQVFCKEYRVTIVAEHPGIDFGELSKKLAEVWKQLPEKDKLVWKQKAQYLQHKQNKAEATTVKRKASSSEGAPKVKASPAGMLSPHKKSPSSTVVLSSSPAKAPDTDPIDVAAHLQLLGESLSLIGHRLQETEGMVAVSGSLSVLLDSIICALGPLACLTTQLPELNGCPKQVLSNTLDNIAYIMPGL; translated from the exons ACCTTGTCCTGTAGACGGGAACGGGGGAAGGAGCCCAGACGTGGCAACACATTCTCAGGCTCCTGCAGGACCGCCATGGCTTATGATGACTCCAAGAAAAAAGAAG AGTGCTTAGAGGGTGACCGAAGCATTGATGACGTGGGGCTGGCAGCAGGTAGAACCCAGCGAGAGAAAAAACGCTCTTACAAGGATCTGCTGCGGGAAGAGGAGGAAATAGCAGCTCAGGTCAGAAAAACCTCAAAGAAAAGGTTGAAG GACAGCGACCTCTTCTTCTTGGGGACAGAATCTCATAAGAAGAAGAGGAAGCATTCCTCTGATGAGTTCTTCTACGGAG ACCTTTCACCTTTGGAGTTGCcatcaaagaagaagaaaaaagcagTCTCAAGCCCAACCTCTTCTGACACAGCCATGGATCTTCTTAAGGCTATCACCTCACCTCTTGCCACGGGCTCCAAGCCCTCAAAAAAGACATCTGAAAAATCATCCTTCTCTGCCTTTGCTGCCACTGGCTATTCAGAGAGCAAGAAGGAGCACCATAAGAAGAAACTGAGTGGTAGCAGTGGAGAGCTGTCACTGGATGATGGCAGCTTCCACAAATCCAAAAAGATGAAGCCGCTCTATGTAAACACAGAGACACTGACCCTGCGTGAGCCTGATGGTTTGAAGATGAAGCTCATCCTTTCACCTAAAGAGAAGGGGGGCAGCACAGTAGACGAGGAGTCATTCCCATACTCTTCACCACCAACAGCAGCAAAAAAATCCTCCAAAAAATCAGGTCGAGATGAACAAGGCTCTTTCCTCCTGGGTCATGAGCTTCAAAGCTTCCTGAAATCAGCTCGGAAGAAGCACAAGCCACTGCCAGACTCACATCCACTGCCAGTCCCGGAGGGATTTGGCCCTGACACCTCTCTGTTCTCAGAAGGTCATGGGAGTGAATATGACCTTTCAAGTATGGAGCCACCCTTGGAATCAGGTTCATCATCTGGTGGGGAGCTGGAGGCCGGAGAGCTGGTGATAGATGACTCCTACCGGGAgatcaagaagaagaagaagtcaaagaaaagcaagaaaaaaaaggaCAAGGAGAAACACAAGGAGAAGAAGCACTCCAAGTCTAAGAAGAGTTCTGGACTCCCTGCCTCTGTAGCAGTAGCAGAAGTTATGGTGACACCACCgccaccccctccacccagcaCTCCATTTGTCCTTCCtgtgcctccccccccacctcctgttttCCACACAGACGGACAAagtgagaagaaaaagaaaaaagaagagaaggagaaggaaaaagcTGAGAAAGCAGAAAAGGATAAAGAAAAG CCAAAGAAGAAGAACATGTCTGCCTACCAAGTGTTCTGTAAGGAATATCGAGTGACCATTGTGGCTGAGCATCCAGGGATAG ATTTTGGGGAGTTGAGCAAAAAACTGGCAGAAGTGTGGAAGCAGCTGCCTGAAAAGGATAAACTG GTTTGGAAGCAGAAAGCTCAATATCTGCAGCATAAGCAGAATAAAGcagaggccacaacagtgaaGAGGAAGGCATCCTCATCAGAGGGTGCCCCAAAAGTGAAAG CTTCCCCCGCAGGTATGCTTTCACCTCATAAGAAGTCCCCCTCCAGCACTGTGGTGTTATCCTCCTCACCAGCCAAAGCCCCTGATACAGATCCCATTGATGTAGCTGCACATCTACAGTTACTGGGTGAATCTCTGAGCCTCATTGGACACCGGCTGCAAGAGACAGAG GGGATGGTGGCTGTATCAGGAAGTTTGTCAGTACTTCTAGATTCTATTATCTGTGCCCTGGGCCCTTTAGCATGCCTGACCACACAACTACCTGAGCTGAATGGCTGCCCTAAGCAAGTTCTG TCAAACACACTAGACAACATCGCCTACATCATGCCTGGACTCTGA
- the HMGXB4 gene encoding HMG domain-containing protein 4 isoform X3, translating to MAYDDSKKKEECLEGDRSIDDVGLAAGRTQREKKRSYKDLLREEEEIAAQVRKTSKKRLKDSDLFFLGTESHKKKRKHSSDEFFYGDLSPLELPSKKKKKAVSSPTSSDTAMDLLKAITSPLATGSKPSKKTSEKSSFSAFAATGYSESKKEHHKKKLSGSSGELSLDDGSFHKSKKMKPLYVNTETLTLREPDGLKMKLILSPKEKGGSTVDEESFPYSSPPTAAKKSSKKSGRDEQGSFLLGHELQSFLKSARKKHKPLPDSHPLPVPEGFGPDTSLFSEGHGSEYDLSSMEPPLESGSSSGGELEAGELVIDDSYREIKKKKKSKKSKKKKDKEKHKEKKHSKSKKSSGLPASVAVAEVMVTPPPPPPPSTPFVLPVPPPPPPVFHTDGQSEKKKKKEEKEKEKAEKAEKDKEKPKKKNMSAYQVFCKEYRVTIVAEHPGIDFGELSKKLAEVWKQLPEKDKLVWKQKAQYLQHKQNKAEATTVKRKASSSEGAPKVKASPAGMLSPHKKSPSSTVVLSSSPAKAPDTDPIDVAAHLQLLGESLSLIGHRLQETEGMVAVSGSLSVLLDSIICALGPLACLTTQLPELNGCPKQVLSNTLDNIAYIMPGL from the exons ATGGCTTATGATGACTCCAAGAAAAAAGAAG AGTGCTTAGAGGGTGACCGAAGCATTGATGACGTGGGGCTGGCAGCAGGTAGAACCCAGCGAGAGAAAAAACGCTCTTACAAGGATCTGCTGCGGGAAGAGGAGGAAATAGCAGCTCAGGTCAGAAAAACCTCAAAGAAAAGGTTGAAG GACAGCGACCTCTTCTTCTTGGGGACAGAATCTCATAAGAAGAAGAGGAAGCATTCCTCTGATGAGTTCTTCTACGGAG ACCTTTCACCTTTGGAGTTGCcatcaaagaagaagaaaaaagcagTCTCAAGCCCAACCTCTTCTGACACAGCCATGGATCTTCTTAAGGCTATCACCTCACCTCTTGCCACGGGCTCCAAGCCCTCAAAAAAGACATCTGAAAAATCATCCTTCTCTGCCTTTGCTGCCACTGGCTATTCAGAGAGCAAGAAGGAGCACCATAAGAAGAAACTGAGTGGTAGCAGTGGAGAGCTGTCACTGGATGATGGCAGCTTCCACAAATCCAAAAAGATGAAGCCGCTCTATGTAAACACAGAGACACTGACCCTGCGTGAGCCTGATGGTTTGAAGATGAAGCTCATCCTTTCACCTAAAGAGAAGGGGGGCAGCACAGTAGACGAGGAGTCATTCCCATACTCTTCACCACCAACAGCAGCAAAAAAATCCTCCAAAAAATCAGGTCGAGATGAACAAGGCTCTTTCCTCCTGGGTCATGAGCTTCAAAGCTTCCTGAAATCAGCTCGGAAGAAGCACAAGCCACTGCCAGACTCACATCCACTGCCAGTCCCGGAGGGATTTGGCCCTGACACCTCTCTGTTCTCAGAAGGTCATGGGAGTGAATATGACCTTTCAAGTATGGAGCCACCCTTGGAATCAGGTTCATCATCTGGTGGGGAGCTGGAGGCCGGAGAGCTGGTGATAGATGACTCCTACCGGGAgatcaagaagaagaagaagtcaaagaaaagcaagaaaaaaaaggaCAAGGAGAAACACAAGGAGAAGAAGCACTCCAAGTCTAAGAAGAGTTCTGGACTCCCTGCCTCTGTAGCAGTAGCAGAAGTTATGGTGACACCACCgccaccccctccacccagcaCTCCATTTGTCCTTCCtgtgcctccccccccacctcctgttttCCACACAGACGGACAAagtgagaagaaaaagaaaaaagaagagaaggagaaggaaaaagcTGAGAAAGCAGAAAAGGATAAAGAAAAG CCAAAGAAGAAGAACATGTCTGCCTACCAAGTGTTCTGTAAGGAATATCGAGTGACCATTGTGGCTGAGCATCCAGGGATAG ATTTTGGGGAGTTGAGCAAAAAACTGGCAGAAGTGTGGAAGCAGCTGCCTGAAAAGGATAAACTG GTTTGGAAGCAGAAAGCTCAATATCTGCAGCATAAGCAGAATAAAGcagaggccacaacagtgaaGAGGAAGGCATCCTCATCAGAGGGTGCCCCAAAAGTGAAAG CTTCCCCCGCAGGTATGCTTTCACCTCATAAGAAGTCCCCCTCCAGCACTGTGGTGTTATCCTCCTCACCAGCCAAAGCCCCTGATACAGATCCCATTGATGTAGCTGCACATCTACAGTTACTGGGTGAATCTCTGAGCCTCATTGGACACCGGCTGCAAGAGACAGAG GGGATGGTGGCTGTATCAGGAAGTTTGTCAGTACTTCTAGATTCTATTATCTGTGCCCTGGGCCCTTTAGCATGCCTGACCACACAACTACCTGAGCTGAATGGCTGCCCTAAGCAAGTTCTG TCAAACACACTAGACAACATCGCCTACATCATGCCTGGACTCTGA
- the HMGXB4 gene encoding HMG domain-containing protein 4 isoform X5, with protein sequence MDLLKAITSPLATGSKPSKKTSEKSSFSAFAATGYSESKKEHHKKKLSGSSGELSLDDGSFHKSKKMKPLYVNTETLTLREPDGLKMKLILSPKEKGGSTVDEESFPYSSPPTAAKKSSKKSGRDEQGSFLLGHELQSFLKSARKKHKPLPDSHPLPVPEGFGPDTSLFSEGHGSEYDLSSMEPPLESGSSSGGELEAGELVIDDSYREIKKKKKSKKSKKKKDKEKHKEKKHSKSKKSSGLPASVAVAEVMVTPPPPPPPSTPFVLPVPPPPPPVFHTDGQSEKKKKKEEKEKEKAEKAEKDKEKPKKKNMSAYQVFCKEYRVTIVAEHPGIDFGELSKKLAEVWKQLPEKDKLVWKQKAQYLQHKQNKAEATTVKRKASSSEGAPKVKASPAGMLSPHKKSPSSTVVLSSSPAKAPDTDPIDVAAHLQLLGESLSLIGHRLQETEGMVAVSGSLSVLLDSIICALGPLACLTTQLPELNGCPKQVLSNTLDNIAYIMPGL encoded by the exons ATGGATCTTCTTAAGGCTATCACCTCACCTCTTGCCACGGGCTCCAAGCCCTCAAAAAAGACATCTGAAAAATCATCCTTCTCTGCCTTTGCTGCCACTGGCTATTCAGAGAGCAAGAAGGAGCACCATAAGAAGAAACTGAGTGGTAGCAGTGGAGAGCTGTCACTGGATGATGGCAGCTTCCACAAATCCAAAAAGATGAAGCCGCTCTATGTAAACACAGAGACACTGACCCTGCGTGAGCCTGATGGTTTGAAGATGAAGCTCATCCTTTCACCTAAAGAGAAGGGGGGCAGCACAGTAGACGAGGAGTCATTCCCATACTCTTCACCACCAACAGCAGCAAAAAAATCCTCCAAAAAATCAGGTCGAGATGAACAAGGCTCTTTCCTCCTGGGTCATGAGCTTCAAAGCTTCCTGAAATCAGCTCGGAAGAAGCACAAGCCACTGCCAGACTCACATCCACTGCCAGTCCCGGAGGGATTTGGCCCTGACACCTCTCTGTTCTCAGAAGGTCATGGGAGTGAATATGACCTTTCAAGTATGGAGCCACCCTTGGAATCAGGTTCATCATCTGGTGGGGAGCTGGAGGCCGGAGAGCTGGTGATAGATGACTCCTACCGGGAgatcaagaagaagaagaagtcaaagaaaagcaagaaaaaaaaggaCAAGGAGAAACACAAGGAGAAGAAGCACTCCAAGTCTAAGAAGAGTTCTGGACTCCCTGCCTCTGTAGCAGTAGCAGAAGTTATGGTGACACCACCgccaccccctccacccagcaCTCCATTTGTCCTTCCtgtgcctccccccccacctcctgttttCCACACAGACGGACAAagtgagaagaaaaagaaaaaagaagagaaggagaaggaaaaagcTGAGAAAGCAGAAAAGGATAAAGAAAAG CCAAAGAAGAAGAACATGTCTGCCTACCAAGTGTTCTGTAAGGAATATCGAGTGACCATTGTGGCTGAGCATCCAGGGATAG ATTTTGGGGAGTTGAGCAAAAAACTGGCAGAAGTGTGGAAGCAGCTGCCTGAAAAGGATAAACTG GTTTGGAAGCAGAAAGCTCAATATCTGCAGCATAAGCAGAATAAAGcagaggccacaacagtgaaGAGGAAGGCATCCTCATCAGAGGGTGCCCCAAAAGTGAAAG CTTCCCCCGCAGGTATGCTTTCACCTCATAAGAAGTCCCCCTCCAGCACTGTGGTGTTATCCTCCTCACCAGCCAAAGCCCCTGATACAGATCCCATTGATGTAGCTGCACATCTACAGTTACTGGGTGAATCTCTGAGCCTCATTGGACACCGGCTGCAAGAGACAGAG GGGATGGTGGCTGTATCAGGAAGTTTGTCAGTACTTCTAGATTCTATTATCTGTGCCCTGGGCCCTTTAGCATGCCTGACCACACAACTACCTGAGCTGAATGGCTGCCCTAAGCAAGTTCTG TCAAACACACTAGACAACATCGCCTACATCATGCCTGGACTCTGA
- the HMGXB4 gene encoding HMG domain-containing protein 4 isoform X2: MRVETLSCRRERGKEPRRGNTFSGSCRTAMAYDDSKKKEECLEGDRSIDDVGLAAGRTQREKKRSYKDLLREEEEIAAQDSDLFFLGTESHKKKRKHSSDEFFYGDLSPLELPSKKKKKAVSSPTSSDTAMDLLKAITSPLATGSKPSKKTSEKSSFSAFAATGYSESKKEHHKKKLSGSSGELSLDDGSFHKSKKMKPLYVNTETLTLREPDGLKMKLILSPKEKGGSTVDEESFPYSSPPTAAKKSSKKSGRDEQGSFLLGHELQSFLKSARKKHKPLPDSHPLPVPEGFGPDTSLFSEGHGSEYDLSSMEPPLESGSSSGGELEAGELVIDDSYREIKKKKKSKKSKKKKDKEKHKEKKHSKSKKSSGLPASVAVAEVMVTPPPPPPPSTPFVLPVPPPPPPVFHTDGQSEKKKKKEEKEKEKAEKAEKDKEKPKKKNMSAYQVFCKEYRVTIVAEHPGIDFGELSKKLAEVWKQLPEKDKLVWKQKAQYLQHKQNKAEATTVKRKASSSEGAPKVKASPAGMLSPHKKSPSSTVVLSSSPAKAPDTDPIDVAAHLQLLGESLSLIGHRLQETEGMVAVSGSLSVLLDSIICALGPLACLTTQLPELNGCPKQVLSNTLDNIAYIMPGL, from the exons ACCTTGTCCTGTAGACGGGAACGGGGGAAGGAGCCCAGACGTGGCAACACATTCTCAGGCTCCTGCAGGACCGCCATGGCTTATGATGACTCCAAGAAAAAAGAAG AGTGCTTAGAGGGTGACCGAAGCATTGATGACGTGGGGCTGGCAGCAGGTAGAACCCAGCGAGAGAAAAAACGCTCTTACAAGGATCTGCTGCGGGAAGAGGAGGAAATAGCAGCTCAG GACAGCGACCTCTTCTTCTTGGGGACAGAATCTCATAAGAAGAAGAGGAAGCATTCCTCTGATGAGTTCTTCTACGGAG ACCTTTCACCTTTGGAGTTGCcatcaaagaagaagaaaaaagcagTCTCAAGCCCAACCTCTTCTGACACAGCCATGGATCTTCTTAAGGCTATCACCTCACCTCTTGCCACGGGCTCCAAGCCCTCAAAAAAGACATCTGAAAAATCATCCTTCTCTGCCTTTGCTGCCACTGGCTATTCAGAGAGCAAGAAGGAGCACCATAAGAAGAAACTGAGTGGTAGCAGTGGAGAGCTGTCACTGGATGATGGCAGCTTCCACAAATCCAAAAAGATGAAGCCGCTCTATGTAAACACAGAGACACTGACCCTGCGTGAGCCTGATGGTTTGAAGATGAAGCTCATCCTTTCACCTAAAGAGAAGGGGGGCAGCACAGTAGACGAGGAGTCATTCCCATACTCTTCACCACCAACAGCAGCAAAAAAATCCTCCAAAAAATCAGGTCGAGATGAACAAGGCTCTTTCCTCCTGGGTCATGAGCTTCAAAGCTTCCTGAAATCAGCTCGGAAGAAGCACAAGCCACTGCCAGACTCACATCCACTGCCAGTCCCGGAGGGATTTGGCCCTGACACCTCTCTGTTCTCAGAAGGTCATGGGAGTGAATATGACCTTTCAAGTATGGAGCCACCCTTGGAATCAGGTTCATCATCTGGTGGGGAGCTGGAGGCCGGAGAGCTGGTGATAGATGACTCCTACCGGGAgatcaagaagaagaagaagtcaaagaaaagcaagaaaaaaaaggaCAAGGAGAAACACAAGGAGAAGAAGCACTCCAAGTCTAAGAAGAGTTCTGGACTCCCTGCCTCTGTAGCAGTAGCAGAAGTTATGGTGACACCACCgccaccccctccacccagcaCTCCATTTGTCCTTCCtgtgcctccccccccacctcctgttttCCACACAGACGGACAAagtgagaagaaaaagaaaaaagaagagaaggagaaggaaaaagcTGAGAAAGCAGAAAAGGATAAAGAAAAG CCAAAGAAGAAGAACATGTCTGCCTACCAAGTGTTCTGTAAGGAATATCGAGTGACCATTGTGGCTGAGCATCCAGGGATAG ATTTTGGGGAGTTGAGCAAAAAACTGGCAGAAGTGTGGAAGCAGCTGCCTGAAAAGGATAAACTG GTTTGGAAGCAGAAAGCTCAATATCTGCAGCATAAGCAGAATAAAGcagaggccacaacagtgaaGAGGAAGGCATCCTCATCAGAGGGTGCCCCAAAAGTGAAAG CTTCCCCCGCAGGTATGCTTTCACCTCATAAGAAGTCCCCCTCCAGCACTGTGGTGTTATCCTCCTCACCAGCCAAAGCCCCTGATACAGATCCCATTGATGTAGCTGCACATCTACAGTTACTGGGTGAATCTCTGAGCCTCATTGGACACCGGCTGCAAGAGACAGAG GGGATGGTGGCTGTATCAGGAAGTTTGTCAGTACTTCTAGATTCTATTATCTGTGCCCTGGGCCCTTTAGCATGCCTGACCACACAACTACCTGAGCTGAATGGCTGCCCTAAGCAAGTTCTG TCAAACACACTAGACAACATCGCCTACATCATGCCTGGACTCTGA
- the HMGXB4 gene encoding HMG domain-containing protein 4 isoform X4 produces the protein MVPLRGVNCPSYHLEVLILKPDSNHFELKFLLSFASPELTNLRLGGDSDLFFLGTESHKKKRKHSSDEFFYGDLSPLELPSKKKKKAVSSPTSSDTAMDLLKAITSPLATGSKPSKKTSEKSSFSAFAATGYSESKKEHHKKKLSGSSGELSLDDGSFHKSKKMKPLYVNTETLTLREPDGLKMKLILSPKEKGGSTVDEESFPYSSPPTAAKKSSKKSGRDEQGSFLLGHELQSFLKSARKKHKPLPDSHPLPVPEGFGPDTSLFSEGHGSEYDLSSMEPPLESGSSSGGELEAGELVIDDSYREIKKKKKSKKSKKKKDKEKHKEKKHSKSKKSSGLPASVAVAEVMVTPPPPPPPSTPFVLPVPPPPPPVFHTDGQSEKKKKKEEKEKEKAEKAEKDKEKPKKKNMSAYQVFCKEYRVTIVAEHPGIDFGELSKKLAEVWKQLPEKDKLVWKQKAQYLQHKQNKAEATTVKRKASSSEGAPKVKASPAGMLSPHKKSPSSTVVLSSSPAKAPDTDPIDVAAHLQLLGESLSLIGHRLQETEGMVAVSGSLSVLLDSIICALGPLACLTTQLPELNGCPKQVLSNTLDNIAYIMPGL, from the exons atgGTACcgctgagaggtgtgaactgccctagTTATCACCTAGAGGTGTTAATACTGAAACCTGATAGTAACCACTTTGAGCTGAAATTTCTGCTGTCTTTTGCCAGTCCAGAGCTGACTAATTTAAGATTGGGAGGG GACAGCGACCTCTTCTTCTTGGGGACAGAATCTCATAAGAAGAAGAGGAAGCATTCCTCTGATGAGTTCTTCTACGGAG ACCTTTCACCTTTGGAGTTGCcatcaaagaagaagaaaaaagcagTCTCAAGCCCAACCTCTTCTGACACAGCCATGGATCTTCTTAAGGCTATCACCTCACCTCTTGCCACGGGCTCCAAGCCCTCAAAAAAGACATCTGAAAAATCATCCTTCTCTGCCTTTGCTGCCACTGGCTATTCAGAGAGCAAGAAGGAGCACCATAAGAAGAAACTGAGTGGTAGCAGTGGAGAGCTGTCACTGGATGATGGCAGCTTCCACAAATCCAAAAAGATGAAGCCGCTCTATGTAAACACAGAGACACTGACCCTGCGTGAGCCTGATGGTTTGAAGATGAAGCTCATCCTTTCACCTAAAGAGAAGGGGGGCAGCACAGTAGACGAGGAGTCATTCCCATACTCTTCACCACCAACAGCAGCAAAAAAATCCTCCAAAAAATCAGGTCGAGATGAACAAGGCTCTTTCCTCCTGGGTCATGAGCTTCAAAGCTTCCTGAAATCAGCTCGGAAGAAGCACAAGCCACTGCCAGACTCACATCCACTGCCAGTCCCGGAGGGATTTGGCCCTGACACCTCTCTGTTCTCAGAAGGTCATGGGAGTGAATATGACCTTTCAAGTATGGAGCCACCCTTGGAATCAGGTTCATCATCTGGTGGGGAGCTGGAGGCCGGAGAGCTGGTGATAGATGACTCCTACCGGGAgatcaagaagaagaagaagtcaaagaaaagcaagaaaaaaaaggaCAAGGAGAAACACAAGGAGAAGAAGCACTCCAAGTCTAAGAAGAGTTCTGGACTCCCTGCCTCTGTAGCAGTAGCAGAAGTTATGGTGACACCACCgccaccccctccacccagcaCTCCATTTGTCCTTCCtgtgcctccccccccacctcctgttttCCACACAGACGGACAAagtgagaagaaaaagaaaaaagaagagaaggagaaggaaaaagcTGAGAAAGCAGAAAAGGATAAAGAAAAG CCAAAGAAGAAGAACATGTCTGCCTACCAAGTGTTCTGTAAGGAATATCGAGTGACCATTGTGGCTGAGCATCCAGGGATAG ATTTTGGGGAGTTGAGCAAAAAACTGGCAGAAGTGTGGAAGCAGCTGCCTGAAAAGGATAAACTG GTTTGGAAGCAGAAAGCTCAATATCTGCAGCATAAGCAGAATAAAGcagaggccacaacagtgaaGAGGAAGGCATCCTCATCAGAGGGTGCCCCAAAAGTGAAAG CTTCCCCCGCAGGTATGCTTTCACCTCATAAGAAGTCCCCCTCCAGCACTGTGGTGTTATCCTCCTCACCAGCCAAAGCCCCTGATACAGATCCCATTGATGTAGCTGCACATCTACAGTTACTGGGTGAATCTCTGAGCCTCATTGGACACCGGCTGCAAGAGACAGAG GGGATGGTGGCTGTATCAGGAAGTTTGTCAGTACTTCTAGATTCTATTATCTGTGCCCTGGGCCCTTTAGCATGCCTGACCACACAACTACCTGAGCTGAATGGCTGCCCTAAGCAAGTTCTG TCAAACACACTAGACAACATCGCCTACATCATGCCTGGACTCTGA